From Penicillium psychrofluorescens genome assembly, chromosome: 1, one genomic window encodes:
- a CDS encoding uncharacterized protein (ID:PFLUO_001276-T1.cds;~source:funannotate) — translation MHSATSVLAALAALTPTILAQDNSSYRDYNTWANPDLYPQTLASVHYSFPSCTSGPLSNTLVCDTSASAHDRAAALVSLMTLEELINSTGNVIPAIPRLGLPNYNVWSEALHGLDRANFSAKGDYSWATSFPSPILTMAALNKTLINQIGGIISTQGRAFNNDGRYGLDAYAPNINAFRHPVWGRGQETPGEDAYCLCSTYAYEYITGMQGGVDPEHLKVVATAKHYAGYDIESWHNHSRLGNDVAITSQDLSEYFTPQFLAASRDARVHSVMCSYNAVNGVPSCSNSFFLQTLLRDSWDFVEDGYVSSDCDAVYNVFNPHEYATNLTSAAADSFRAGTDIDCGQTYPWYLNQTFLDGEISRTDIERGVIRLYANLVRLGYFDGEDSEYRKLDWSDVVTSNAWNISYEAAVEGIVLLKNDGTLPLSKKAKSVALVGPWSNATTQMQGNYYGAAPYLTSPLDALRASDMHVNWAFGTGISSESTSGFNAAIEAAKKSDVIIYAGGIDNTIEAEAMDRETITWPGNQLQLIQKLSELGKPLIVLQMGGGQVDGSSLKANKHVNALVWGGYPGQAGGPALLDIITGKRAPAGRLTATQYPAEYALQFPAIDMHLRPSGDNPGQTYKWYTGKAVYEFGHGLFYTTFKTALSKMEPKGSSFNIDTLLARPHSGYNVVEQLPFLNFTVSVTNTGDVSSDYTAMLFASTTAGPKPLPIKWLIGFDRIGSLKPHESQTMTIPVSLDNVARTDELGNRVVYPGHYELALNNDCSVVLTFTLTGEEATISKWPLNEQQIPPA, via the coding sequence ATGCATTCTGCTACCTCGGTGCTGGCTGCGTTGGCGGCGTTGACGCCAACCATCCTGGCCCAGGATAACTCGTCCTATCGCGACTACAACACATGGGCCAACCCCGACTTGTATCCTCAGACCCTCGCCAGTGTTCATTATTCTTTCCCGAGCTGCACAAGCGGGCCACTGAGCAATACTTTGGTGTGCGACACGTCTGCGAGTGCCCATGACCGTGCCGCCGCCCTGGTTTCCTTGATGACCTTGGAGGAGCTCATCAACAGCACCGGCAATGTCATTCCGGCTATTCCTCGGTTGGGTCTGCCAAACTACAATGTGTGGAGTGAAGCTCTCCATGGACTGGACAGGGCCAACTTCTCTGCCAAGGGCGACTACAGCTGGGCGACCTCATTTCCGTCGCccatcttgaccatggcTGCCCTCAACAAGACGCTGATCAACCAAATTGGCGGAATTATCTCCACCCAAGGTCGGGCTTTCAACAATGACGGTAGATATGGGCTGGATGCTTATGCGCCCAACATCAATGCTTTCCGACACCCGGTCTGGGGCCGTGGCCAGGAAACTCCCGGCGAAGACGCCTACTGCCTATGCTCAACATATGCGTATGAGTACATCACCGGTATGCAAGGTGGTGTGGACCCAGAGCACCTCAAGGTGGTAGCAACTGCCAAGCACTATGCCGGCTACGACATTGAAAGTTGGCATAATCATTCGCGGCTGGGCAACGATGTGGCCATCACGTCTCAGGACTTGTCCGAGTACTTCACACCTCAGTTTTTGGCTGCTTCGCGCGATGCGCGAGTGCATAGTGTGATGTGCTCTTACAATGCCGTCAATGGAGTCCCTTCGTGTTCCAATTCGTTCTTCTTGCAGACACTGCTTCGCGACTCGTGGGACTTTGTCGAAGACGGCTACGTCTCATCCGACTGCGATGCTGTGTACAATGTTTTCAACCCGCATGAGTACGCAACCAATCTCACTAGCGCGGCAGCCGATTCCTTCAGAGCTGGCACTGATATCGACTGCGGTCAGACCTACCCATGGTACCTCAACCAGACTTTCCTGGACGGCGAGATCTCTCGCACGGACATTGAGCGCGGTGTGATCAGACTTTACGCCAATCTTGTGCGGTTAGGTTACTTCGATGGCGAGGACAGCGAGTACCGGAAGCTTGACTGGTCCGACGTGGTTACAAGCAATGCGTGGAACATCTCGTACGAGGCTGCAGTGGAAGGCATTGTGCTTTTGAAAAATGACGGTACGTTGCCActgagcaagaaggccaaaAGTGTTGCTTTAGTTGGGCCGTGGAGCAACGCCACAACCCAGATGCAGGGCAACTACTACGGCGCGGCACCGTATCTCACCAGCCCGCTGGATGCTCTGCGGGCCTCTGATATGCATGTCAACTGGGCTTTTGGCACGGGCATCTCATCGGAATCAACATCCGGGTTCAACGCGGCCATTGAAGCAGCAAAGAAGTCTGATGTGATTATCTACGCTGGCGGCATCGACAACACCATCGAAGCAGAGGCCATGGACCGCGAGACTATTACCTGGCCGGGCAACCAACTGCAGCTCATCCAAAAGCTGAGCGAACTCGGAAAGCCACTGATCGTCCTCCAGATGGGCGGTGGACAGGTTGACGGTTCATCGCTGAAGGCCAACAAGCATGTCAATGCATTGGTCTGGGGTGGTTATCCCGGTCAGGCTGGTGGTccggcgctgctggacaTTATCACCGGCAAGCGAGCTCCCGCTGGCCGTCTGACGGCGACACAGTATCCGGCTGAGTACGCGTTGCAGTTCCCTGCAATCGACATGCACCTGCGTCCCAGCGGCGACAACCCAGGCCAGACGTACAAATGGTACACGGGCAAAGCAGTTTACGAGTTTGGACACGGCTTGTTCTACACCACTTTCAAGACAGCGCTGTCCAAGATGGAGCCCAAGGGCTCGTCGTTCAACATTGACACGCTCCTGGCCCGCCCACATTCCGGCTACAACGTCGTGGAGCAGCTGCCAttcctcaacttcaccgTCAGCGTTACCAACACCGGCGATGTGTCCTCGGACTACACGGCCATGCTGTTCGCCAGCACAACCGCAGGTCCGAAGCCGCTGCCAATTAAATGGCTCATTGGATTCGACCGTATTGGTTCTCTGAAGCCCCATGAGTCACAGACCATGACCATTCCCGTCTCGCTGGACAATGTCGCTCGTACGGACGAACTGGGCAACCGTGTCGTTTATCCTGGACACTATGAGTTGGCTCTGAACAATGACTGTTCCGTCGTGCTTACCTTTACGTTGACTGGAGAGGAGGCCACTATTTCCAAATGGCCCCTGAATGAGCAGCAGATTCCTCCTGCCTAA
- a CDS encoding uncharacterized protein (ID:PFLUO_001277-T1.cds;~source:funannotate) — MTFRNTIYTLLVVASLGEAVIFKPQNDYQALSGVNTSFPVNLQPFYNNRAFGLSPNESSYDGHGNAYPASQIPPEKFSYGGFNYRFAKYNASGNDNVRTEGQEVHVPPGRYFSYQMLASAESGMASGSIMAKYADGSTTSGPLLVPAWFSWPYPAGGDLIFTNYLTDSTTNYNRSNIFQTINWLDSSKDLVSLILPNSTAGSSTSPGGASISTVLHVFSLSMLPVPKKQQHSASLEIQYARSTQKWMEGATDKTQIVEVLVNNVGKSFILCNNTVRVHVQSPHLETVTEGVIKRLGPGDQAIVEVGVRNRPGVQAGSAGPATVVIGGHRVASSPYTFKATYGIKPYEATYESVYSHESPNWYNNAKFGIFIHWGVYSVPGWGNKGSREDYAEWYWWNLNQGPSNPTQTYQHHLKTYGPNVVYDDFIQNFTAAAWDPKEWVDLFADAGANYFVQVSKHHDGFALFTAGSDVSKRTAVDLGPQRNLLQELFDAAKEHQPHLHRATYYSLPEWFNPDYKKYGFSEWPGGALGNATNPFTNKTLPYAGYVPLGDYITDKIVPEMNTLADMGTEIMWCDIGGPNRTTEFASSWFNRAAQEDRQVVMNARCGLPGDFDTPEYARYNGVQVRKWESNLGMDPFSYGYNRDTPLASYMNASTIVTSLIDIVSKNGNFLLDVGPMANGTILDVEQQHLRQAGTWIKNHGEAIYNTTYWFVTPEEGDNIRFTISQDAFYIHTLARPNGTLALTSPIPWVEGDQVTVVGGKKHGDVVPSHKTANGSVILSVCEDVVNADYFAWVFKITY, encoded by the exons ATGACATTTCGCAACACTATTTATACGCTTCTGGTGGTAGCTTCACTTGGCGAGGCAGTGATATTCAAACCTCAGAATGACTACCAAGCTTTGTCGGGTGTGAATACCTCCTTTCCGGTGAATTTGCAGCCATTTTACAACAACCGTGCTTTCGGATTGTCCCCCAACGAATCCAGTTATGACGGCCATGGAA ATGCCTATCCGGCGAGCCAAATTCCTCCGGAGAAATTCTCGTATGGAGGGTTTAACTATCGATTTGCTAAATACAATGCCTCCGGGAATGACAATGTCCGGACGGAGGGCCAAGAGGTCCACGTTCCGCCAGGCAGATACTTCAGTTATCAAATGCTGGCATCCGCAGAGTCTGGAATGGCCAGTGGTTCCATAATGGCCAAATATGCCGACGGCAGCACGACTTCGGGACCGCTCCTGGTGCCTGCCTGGTTCAGTTGGCCATACCCAGCTGGTGGCGATCTGATCTTCACGAATTATCTGACTGATAGTACGACCAACTACAACCGGTCAAATATCTTCCAGACCATCAACTGGCTGGACTCTTCAAAGGACCTTGTGTCTTTGATTTTGCCTAACTCCACGGCAGGGTCGTCCACCTCGCCTGGTGGAGCGTCGATCAGCACGGTGCTGCATGTTTTTTCTCTGTCAATGTTGCCAGTTCCAAAAAAGCAGCAGCATTCTGCCAGCCTAGAAATACAATATGCTCGGTCTACTCAGAAGTGGATGGAGGGTGCGACTGACAAGACTCAAATCGTTGAAGTCCTTGTCAACAATGTCGGCAAGTCTTTCATCCTGTGCAACAATACGGTTCGGGTTCATGTTCAGTCGCCACATTTGGAGACTGTGACAGAGGGTGTTATCAAGAGACTGGGTCCTGGCGACCAGGCTATCGTGGAAGTTGGCGTTCGAAACCGACCTGGAGTCCAAGCCGGCAGCGCTGGTCCAGCAACTGTTGTCATTGGAGGCCATCGGGTTGCATCTAGCCCGTATACTTTCAAAGCGACATATGGCATCAAGCCTTATGAGGCAACATATGAATCTGTGTACAGCCACGAATCACCTAACTGGTACAACAATGCCAAGTTCGGCATTTTCATTCACTGGGGAGTTTACTCCGTGCCTGGATGGGGCAACAAGGGGTCGAGGGAGGACTATGCCGAATG GTACTGGTGGAATCTCAACCAGGGGCCCAGCAATCCAACCCAAACTTATCAGCACCACCTCAAGACCTATGGACCGAATGTGGTTTACGACGACTTCATCCAGAATTTTACTGCCGCCGCATGGGATCCTAAGGAGTGGGTAGATTTGTTCGCCGATGCTGGAGCCAACTACTTTGTTCAAGTCAGCAAGCACCATGACGGATTTGCACTGTTCACTGCGGGCTCCGACGTATCGAAGAGAACAGCGGTGGATCTAGGTCCGCAGCGAAATCTACTCCAG GAACTTTTCGACGCGGCAAAGGAGCACCAGCCGCATCTACATCGCGCGACATACTATTCTCTGCCTGAGTGGTTTAATCCAGACTATAAGAAATATGGGTTCTCCGAGTGGCCTGGAG GAGCCTTAGGCAATGCTACTAATCCTTTCACCAATAAGACCCTTCCGTACGCTGGATATGTCCCCTTGGGAGATTACATCACGGACAAAATTGTTCCGGAAATGAACACATTGGCCGACATGGGCACGGAGATTATGTGGTGCGACATTGGAGGCCCAAACCGGACAACGGAATTCGCTTCATCGTGGTTTAACCGTGCGGCGCAGGAGGATCGACAGGTCGTTATGAACGCTCGCTGTGGACTTCCCGGTGACTTTGACACGCCCGAGTATGCGCGATACAATGGTGTGCAAGTGCGCAAATGGGAGAGCAACCTGGGAATGGACCCGTTCAGCTACGGCTACAATCGAGACACGCCGCTGGCCAGCTACATGAACGCAAGCACCATCGTCACGTCGCTGATTGATATTGTCAGCAAGAACGGCAACTTTCTGCTTGATGTTGGGCCCATGGCGAATGGAACTATCCTCGATGTGGAGCAGCAGCACTTGCGCCAGGCCGGGACGTGGATTAAAAACCACGGAGAGGCCATATACAATACCACTTACTGGTTTGTGACGCCCGAGGAAGGAGATAATATCCGCTTTACTATCTCCCAAGATGCATTTTACATCCACACACTGGCTAGGCCTAATGGCACGCTGGCACTCACCAGCCCGATCCCGTGGGTGGAGGGTGATCAAGTCACAGTTGTCGGTGGAAAGAAGCACGGGGACGTGGTGCCTAGCCACAAAACTGCCAATGGCAGTGTAATTCTGTCTGTGTGCGAAGACGTGGTCAACGCTGATTACTTTGCCTGGGTGTTCAAGATTACATATTGA